One window of Pyrus communis chromosome 12, drPyrComm1.1, whole genome shotgun sequence genomic DNA carries:
- the LOC137710991 gene encoding protein KINESIN LIGHT CHAIN-RELATED 1-like has product MPGLVSVKTPPDSAPIRITVPDPQPHRSEPAPVSKPPSPHTKKPPSPSPSRSKPSPARSKKTQPASPDPILADASLDNPDLGPFLLKLARDTIASGEGPNKALEYAVRASKSFERCAVDGEPSLDLAMSLHVLAAIYCSLGRFEEAVPVLDRAIRVPEIGRGADHALAAFSGHMQLGDTYSMLGQVDRSIECYEEGLKIQIEALGDTDPRVGETCRYLAEAHVQAMQFDRAEELCKKTLEIHGAHSEPASLEESADRRLMALICEAKGDYESALEHLVLASMAMIANGLDNEVAAIDVSIGNIYMSLCRFDEAVFSYQKALTVLKASKGDNHPSVASVFVRLADLYHRTGKLRESKSYCENALRIYVKPVPGTTAEEVSGGLTEISAIYESMDEPGEALKLLQKAMKLLEDKPGQQSTIAGIEARMGVMFCMLGRYEEARSSFESAVTKLRASGEKKSPFFGVVLNQMGLACVQLFKIDEAAELFEEARRILEQECGPCHQDTLGVYSNLAATYDAMGRVEDAIEILEYVLKLREEKLGIANPDFEDEKRRLSELLKEAGRTRDRKAKSLENLIDPNSTTKKTKKEGTKRWGGLSFKL; this is encoded by the exons ATGCCGGGTTTAGTCTCCGTCAAAACCCCGCCCGACTCCGCCCCGATCCGAATCACGGTCCCGGATCCCCAGCCCCACAGATCCGAACCCGCCCCGGTTTCCAAACCCCCTTCTCCCCACACTAAAAAACCGCCGTCTCCGTCCCCTTCCCGATCCAAACCCTCGCCCGCCCGATCTAAAAAAACTCAACCCGCTTCCCCGGACCCAATTCTCGCCGATGCCTCCCTCGACAACCCGGATCTCGGCCCGTTTCTGCTCAAGCTGGCTCGCGATACCATCGCCTCGGGGGAAGGCCCGAACAAGGCGTTGGAGTATGCCGTCCGGGCGTCCAAGTCGTTCGAGCGGTGCGCGGTGGATGGCGAGCCGAGCCTGGACCTGGCGATGAGCTTGCACGTGCTGGCGGCGATTTACTGTAGCTTGGGTCGGTTCGAAGAGGCGGTTCCGGTTCTGGACCGGGCGATTCGGGTGCCAGAGATCGGAAGAGGTGCTGATCACGCGCTCGCTGCGTTCTCTGGGCACATGCAGCTCGGGGACACGTATTCAATGCTGGGTCAGGTGGACCGGTCCATTGAATGCTATGAGGAGGGATTGAAGATCCAGATCGAGGCCTTGGGTGACACTGATCCCAGAGTTGGCGAGACTTGCAG ATATTTAGCTGAGGCACATGTCCAAGCAATGCAGTTTGATAGAGCAGAAGAATTGTGCAAGAAAACTCTTGAAATTCACGGTGCTCATAGTGAACCAGCATCTCTTGAAGAGTCAGCTGACCGCCGGCTGATGGCTCTCATATGCGAGGCAAAGGGAGATTATGAATCAGCACTTGAGCATCTTGTCCTCGCCAGCATGGCAATGATTGCAAATGGGCTAGACAATGAGGTTGCGGCTATTGATGTCAGCATAGGCAACATTTATATGTCTCTTTGTCGTTTTGATGAGGCCGTCTTCTCCTATCAGAAAGCACTCACTGTTTTAAAGGCATCAAAGGGCGACAACCACCCTTCTGTTGCCTCTGTCTTTGTACGCCTTGCTGACCTATATCATAGGACTGGAAAGCTCCGGGAGTCCAAATCATACTGTGAGAATGCCCTTAGGATATATGTGAAACCAGTGCCTGGAACAACGGCAGAAGAGGTTTCTGGCGGGTTGACTGAAATTTCAGCCATTTATGAGTCAATGGATGAGCCTGGGGAGGCACTTAAGTTATTGCAGAAGGCGATGAAGTTGTTAGAGGATAAACCAGGACAGCAAAGCACAATTGCTGGAATAGAAGCGCGGATGGGAGTGATGTTTTGCATGCTTGGGAGATATGAAGAAGCAAGGAGCTCTTTTGAAAGTGCTGTAACAAAACTTAGAGCTAGTGGAGAGAAGAAGTCTCCCTTCTTTGGGGTTGTGTTGAATCAGATGGGTTTGGCTTGTGTTCAATTGTTCAAGATTGATGAGGCTGCTGAGTTGTTTGAAGAAGCGAGGCGGATATTAGAACAAGAGTGTGGTCCTTGTCATCAGGATACTCTTGGAGTATATAGCAATCTCGCAGCAACCTATGATGCTATGGGGAG AGTTGAAGATGCAATTGAAATTCTGGAGTATGTCCTTAAATTGCGAGAAGAAAAGCTTGGAATTGCAAATCCGGATTTTGAAGATGAGAAGAGAAGGCTATCCGAGCTTCTGAAAGAAGCCGGTAGGACCCGAGACAGAAAAGCAAAGTCACTGGAAAACCTCATCGACCCAAACTCGACCacgaagaagacaaagaaagaggGGACAAAGAGGTGGGGTGGCTTGAGTTTCAAActatga